The following proteins are co-located in the Equus caballus isolate H_3958 breed thoroughbred chromosome 15, TB-T2T, whole genome shotgun sequence genome:
- the SULT1C4 gene encoding sulfotransferase 1C4 → MGDLKFDGTERLTVDYVKGILQPTPTCDIWDQVWNFQAKPDDLLISTYPKAGTTWTQEIVDLIQNEGDVDKSQRAPTHVRFPFIEWIIPSIGFGLEQANTMPSPRTLKTHLPIQLLPPSFLEKNCKIIYVARNPKDNMVSYYHFQRMNKALPAPGTWEEYFESFLTGKVCWGSWYDHVKGWWEAKDQHRILYLFYEDMKKNPKHEFRKLAEFIGRNLDDKVLEKILHHTSFDVMKQNPMANYSSIPTEIMNHSISPFMRKGAVGDWKNHFTVAQNERFDEDYKKKMADTSLTFHFQFQ, encoded by the exons ATGGGAGATTTGAAATTTGATGGAACAGAGCGCCTAACTGTCGACTATGTGAAGGGAATTCTTCAACCCACACCCACTTGTGACATCTGGGATCAGGTCTGGAACTTCCAAGCCAAGCCTGATGATCTGCTTATTTCTACCTATCCTAAAGCAG GGACAACATGGACTCAGGAGATAGTGGACTTAATACAAAATGAAGGTGATGTTGACAAAAGTCAACGAGCACCTACTCATGTACGATTTCCTTTCATCGAATGGATAATCCCATCCATAGGATTTG GTTTGGAACAAGCTAATACAATGCCCTCACCACGGACCCTGAAAACGCATCTTCCCATCCAATTGCTTCCACCATCCTTCCTAGAGAAAAACTGTAAG ATAATCTATGTAGCAAGAAACCCCAAAGATAATATGGTGTCTTATTACCATTTCCAAAGAATGAATAAAGCACTTCCTGCTCCAGGAACCTGGGAAGAGTATTTTGAGAGTTTTCTGACTGGGAAAG TGTGCTGGGGTTCTTGGTATGACCACGTGAAAGGATGGTGGGAAGCCAAAGATCAGCACCGCATACTCTACCTCTTCTATGAGGACATGAAGAAG AACCCAAAGCATGAATTCCGGAAGCTGGCAGAATTTATTGGAAGGAATCTAGATGATAAAGTTCTGGAAAAAATTCTCCATCACACTTCATTTGATGTTATGAAGCAGAATCCAATGGCAAACTATTCATCGATTCCTACTGAAATCATGAACCACTCTATTTCTCCATTCATGAGAaaag GGGCAGTTGGAGACTGGAAGAATCACTTTACTGTGGCTCAGAATGAGAGATTTGATGAAgactacaagaagaaaatggcTGACACCAGTCTAACTTTCCACTTCCAATTCcagtaa